From a single Apium graveolens cultivar Ventura chromosome 2, ASM990537v1, whole genome shotgun sequence genomic region:
- the LOC141708325 gene encoding protein VASCULATURE COMPLEXITY AND CONNECTIVITY, with product MEKKVIVVCAVVGFLGLVAASLGFAAESKRIKGSQVHFNSPDECVYPRSPALALGLIAALALMIAQVIINVATGCICCRSGPHQLNSNWTLALICFVVSWFTFVIAFLLLLTGAALNDQHGEENMYFGYYYCYVVKPGVFAGAAVLSLASVVLGIIYYITITSTKLGSDSWAGHAAPNQPGIAMGQPQFPQHVPQDPVFVHEDTYMRRQFT from the exons ATGGAGAAAAAAGTTATAGTGGTGTGTGCAGTAGTGGGCTTTCTTGGTTTGGTTGCTGCTTCTCTGGGTTTTGCTGCAGAATCCAAGAGGATTAAG GGATCCCAGGTTCATTTTAATTCTCCCGATGAGTGTGTATACCCCAGGAGTCCAGCTCTAGCCCTAGGATTAATTGCAGCCTTGGCTCTTATGATAGCTCAGGTTATCATCAATGTTGCAACTGGTTGTATTTGCTGTAGAAGTGGACCTCATCAATTAAACTCGAACTGGACACTGGCTTTGATCTGCTTTGTAGTCTCCTG GTTCACATTTGTTATAGCGTTCCTGTTATTGCTTACTGGGGCAGCACTAAATGATCAACATGGTGAAGAGAACATGTACTTTGGCTACTACTATTGCTATGTCGTGAAACCAGGAGTCTTTGCAGGAGCAGCTGTGTTGTCCCTCGCTAGTGTTGTTCTTGGAATTATCTATTATATAACCATAACTTCTACAAAGCTGGGAAGTGATTCTTGGGCTGGGCATGCTGCTCCTAATCAACCTGGTATTGCCATGGGACAACCCCAATTTCCCCAACATGTTCCACAAGATCCTGTATTTGTGCATGAAGACACCTATATGAGGCGGCAGTTTACTTAA
- the LOC141706241 gene encoding gluconokinase isoform X1 — protein sequence MSTDIKGIAIVIMGVSGAGKSTIGKMLAEVINCSFLDADDYHSQYNKEKMQKGIPLSEEDRIPWLETLRDSLKASLVSGKCVILGCSALQKRYRDILRSADSNYKPDCYTCAVKFVLLDVHHDVLAARLEKRAAEGKHFMPPKLLQSQLGLLHIDDLEGIYKIDATQSPQTIVKHVLTLIS from the exons ATgtcaactgatattaaag GGATTGCTATTGTTATTATGGGTGTCAGCGGTGCTGGGAAATC AACCATTGGCAAGATGTTGGCAGAAGTCATAAATTGTAGCTTTCTTGATGCTGATGATTACCATTCACAATACAACAAAG AAAAGATGCAGAAAGGGATTCCTTTATCTGAAGAAGACCGGATACCATGGCTTGAAACCCTAAGAGATTCCCTCAAAGCGAGCTTAGTCAGTGGAAAATGTGTGATACTTGGGTGTTCTGCGCTGCAAAAGCGTTACAGAGATATTCTTAGATCCGCAGATTCAAATTATAAACCAGACTGTTATACTTGTGCTGTGAAGTTTGTTCTGTTGGATGTTCACCATGACGTGCTTGCTGCTCGATTGGAGAAAAGAGCGGCCGAAGGGAAGCATTTTATGCCACCTAAGCTCTTGCAATCTCAACTAGGACTGCTTCATATTGACGATTTAGAAGGGATTTACAAAATTGATGCTACACAGAGTCCCCAGACAATTGTAAAACATGTATTAACTTTGATCTCCTGA
- the LOC141706241 gene encoding gluconokinase isoform X2 → MLAEVINCSFLDADDYHSQYNKEKMQKGIPLSEEDRIPWLETLRDSLKASLVSGKCVILGCSALQKRYRDILRSADSNYKPDCYTCAVKFVLLDVHHDVLAARLEKRAAEGKHFMPPKLLQSQLGLLHIDDLEGIYKIDATQSPQTIVKHVLTLIS, encoded by the exons ATGTTGGCAGAAGTCATAAATTGTAGCTTTCTTGATGCTGATGATTACCATTCACAATACAACAAAG AAAAGATGCAGAAAGGGATTCCTTTATCTGAAGAAGACCGGATACCATGGCTTGAAACCCTAAGAGATTCCCTCAAAGCGAGCTTAGTCAGTGGAAAATGTGTGATACTTGGGTGTTCTGCGCTGCAAAAGCGTTACAGAGATATTCTTAGATCCGCAGATTCAAATTATAAACCAGACTGTTATACTTGTGCTGTGAAGTTTGTTCTGTTGGATGTTCACCATGACGTGCTTGCTGCTCGATTGGAGAAAAGAGCGGCCGAAGGGAAGCATTTTATGCCACCTAAGCTCTTGCAATCTCAACTAGGACTGCTTCATATTGACGATTTAGAAGGGATTTACAAAATTGATGCTACACAGAGTCCCCAGACAATTGTAAAACATGTATTAACTTTGATCTCCTGA
- the LOC141708326 gene encoding uncharacterized protein At1g51745-like, translated as MGSSDTGTSTGVGDCTVGSIVWVRRRNGSWWPGKILGEEDLSGSHVLSPRSGTPVKLLGREDASVDWYNMEKSKRVKAFRCGEFDDCIDKAESSLGMPPKKREKYARREDAIIHALELEKQFLEKQYGKLGSSSNYKSNKSSDDVNKESATSAESLRHGNGKCVNRKYHQLSGEVDLPQKGITSADLQIQKIKGGKQQSGDDENSDVLPRMRGLEDLGLKTFSSKRKIPSADSNGLSKSPLYESSRAPLNGSGASTGNTGDANDKAFSAKRKRSNEGLAGDSIVKRRDKCRPLVQVLESSAMFQVPPSLKPEDSVSLHAKGEEQTGVVGSAKRSKHVDQTKSIDSADDSEIGPKDIEGSPLKLEDKNNPPADLRQDNTSGSTENTETDSSETDSLESDTDEAMADISDESLEFRPKSMVKSEVREDGNIDTEEPDDPATTSDTSHPSYDDVLASVGVSKWQQKRKRNTRALTKRNVDISGGKVSRELNQGIKCKGKGSYGSDEMDLFDKKYGTLLGGYGSKGVDGIGYNISSWGGSIEHKIPVSAGRHFGDRRKCMLVDVDLKVQSNYQREHVPMISLMSKINGQAIVGHPIQIETLEYGSAEAFLAAADDELNQDPDKSLPPMWRTARRTANCRVPRPHSSSMMDGDEGTECLQAAHQDRRAPTNRSNGGRSSVRKGSAHGSRRTDKKLRKKPAKKTVVASNQKTRTLASIATQQKPINHLKHGSSSCHVNGLVKPESVSAAGACIPVKLIFSRLHEDLAVGKQ; from the exons ATGGGAAGCTCTGATACAGGGACAAGCACCGGTGTAGGTGATTGTACTGTTGGCTCCATTGTTTGGGTAAGGCGACGCAATGGTTCGTGGTGGCCAGGAAAAATTTTGGGCGAGGAAGACCTCTCAGGTTCTCATGTATTGTCTCCTCGATCCGGGACTCCAGTTAAGCTTCTTGGAAGGGAAGATGCTAGTGT TGATTGGTACAATATGGAGAAGTCTAAGCGTGTGAAGGCATTCAGATGTGGTGAATTTGATGATTGTATAGACAAAGCAGAATCTTCGCTAGGAATGCCTCctaaaaagagagagaaatatGCACGTAGGGAAGATGCTATTATTCATGCTCTTGAACTTGAGAAGCAATTTCTGGAAAAACAATATGGGAAACTGGGCTCGTCGTCTAATTACAAGAGCAATAAATCATCTGATGATGTGAACAAGGAGTCGGCTACATCTGCAGAAAGCTTGCGACATGGCAATGGCAAATGTGTAAACCGCAAATATCATCAACTTTCTGGGGAAGTGGATCTGCCACAGAAGGGCATCACTAGTGCTGACCTGCAAATACAGAAAATTAAAGGGGGCAAACAACAAAGTGGGGATGATGAGAACTCTGATGTACTTCCTCGGATGAGAGGTTTAGAGGACCTTGGTCTTAAGACTTTTTCTTCAAAGCGTAAGATTCCTTCAGCTGATTCTAACGGCCTATCAAAATCTCCATTATATGAGAGTTCTCGTGCTCCTCTTAATGGTAGTGGTGCGAGCACTGGCAATACTGGGGATGCTAATGACAAAGCTTTCTCAGCGAAAAGGAAGAGGTCCAATGAGGGGTTGGCTGGAGATTCCATAGTCAAGAGGCGTGATAAGTGTCGCCCACTTGTTCAAGTACTAGAGAGTAGTGCAATGTTTCAAGTTCCTCCCTCGCTAAAGCCTGAAGACAGTGTTTCTTTACATGCAAAGGGAGAGGAGCAGACTGGAGTAGTAGGTAGCGCAAAAAGAAGCAAACATGTAGACCAGACAAAATCCATTGATTCAGCAGATGATTCTGAAATTGGTCCTAAAGACATTGAAGGTTCACCACTCAAACTTGAAGATAAGAACAATCCTCCTGCTGATCTCCGCCAGGACAACACTTCTGGATCAACGGAAAATACAGAAACTGACTCTTCTGAGACCGACTCTCTTGAATCTGATACAGATGAAGCAATGGCTGATATTTCAG ATGAATCTTTAGAATTCAGGCCAAAATCTATGGTTAAATCTGAAGTTCGAGAAGATGGCAACATTGACACTGAAGAGCCTGATGATCCCGCAACTACCAGTGATACATCTCACCCTTCTTATGACGATGTTTTAGCAAGCGTGGGGGTCTCCAAATGGCaacaaaaaagaaaaaggaaCACTCGAGCTCTTACAAAAAGAAACGTGGATATAAGTGGTGGAAAGGTCTCTAGAGAACTAAACCAGGGAATAAAGTGCAAAGGTAAGGGAAGCTACGGTTCTGATGAGATGGATCTCTTTGATAAGAAGTATGGTACCCTGCTAGGTGGTTATGGGTCTAAAGGGGTAGATGGTATTGGTTATAATATTTCCAGCTGGGGGGGCTCTATTGAACACAAGATTCCTGTTTCTGCTGGTCGTCATTTTGGTGATAGGAGGAAGTGCATGTTGGTAGACGTGGATTTGAAAGTCCAGTCAAATTATCAAAGAGAGCATGTTCCTATGATTTCACTCATGAGCAAGATAAATGGGCAGGCAATAGTAGGGCACCCAATTCAAATCGAAACACTGGAGTATGGATCAGCTGAAGCTTTTTTGGCTGCAGCTGATGATGAACTTAATCAAGACCCTGATAAATCACTTCCACCAATGTGGAGGACAGCCAGGAGGACAGCCAATTGCCGGGTTCCACGCCCACACTCATCGTCAATGATGGATGGAGATGAAGGTACTGAGTGTTTGCAGGCTGCTCATCAAGATAGAAGAGCTCCAACAAATAGATCAAATGGGGGGAGAAGTTCAGTGAGAAAGGGCTCTGCTCATGGTTCTCGTCGAACTGACAAAAAGTTACGTAAGAAGCCTGCAAAGAAGACAGTTGTAGCATCTAACCAAAAGACTAGAACGCTTGCTTCAATTGCGACGCAGCAGAAACCCATCAATCATCTGAAACATGGTTCCAGCAGTTGTCATGTGAATGGACTTGTCAAACCAGAGTCGGTGTCAGCTGCAGGTGCTTGTATCCCTGTTAAGCTAATATTTAGTAGGTTACATGAGGACTTGGCTGTCGGCAAACAATAA